Within Solea solea chromosome 1, fSolSol10.1, whole genome shotgun sequence, the genomic segment actgtagacactctctgttactgtagacactctccgTATTGTAGACACTTtctgtattgtagacactctgttactgtagacactccctgtactgtagacactctctgtactgtagacactctctgttattgtagacactctgtgttgtagacactctctgtactgtagatactctctgtattgtagacactctctgtactcactgttactgtagacactctctgtaatgtagacactctctgtactgtagacactctctgtattgtagacactctctgttactgtagacacgctctgtactgtagacactctctgttattgtagacactctctgttactgtagacactctctgtattgtagacactctctgtactgtagacacgctctgtactgtagacactctctgttattgtagacactctctgttactgtagacactctctgtattgtagacactctctgtactgtagacactctctgttgaTGTAGACACTATCTGTAcagtagacactctctgttactgtagacactctctgtactgtagacactctctgttactgtagacactctgtactgtagacactctctgtaatgTAGAccctgtactgtagacactctctctattgtagacactctctgtactgtagacactctctgtactgtagacactctctgtactgtagtcACTCTCTGTTATTGTAGacactctgtactgtagacactctctgttactgtagacactctctgtattgtagacactgtactgtagacactctctgtattgtagacactctctgtattgtagacactctctgttactgtaggcactctctgttactgtagacactctctgtactgtagacactatCTGTaatgtagacactctctgtactgtagacacactctgtactgtagacactctctgttactgtagacactctctgttactgtagacactctctgtactgtagacactctctgttactgtagacactctctgttactgtagacactctccgTATTGTAGACACTTtctgtattgtagacactctgttactgtagacactccctgtactgtagacactctctgtactgtagacactctctgttattgtagacactctgtgttgtagacactctctgtactgtagatactctctgtattgtagacactctctgtactcactgttactgtagacactctctgtaatgtagacactctctgtactgtagacactctctgtattgtagacactctctgttactgtagacacgctctgtactgtagacactctctgttattgtagacactctctgttactgtagacactctctgtattgtagacactctctgtactgtagacacgctctgtactgtagacactctctgttattgtagacactctctgttactgtagacactctctgtattgtagacactctctgtactgtagacactctctgttgaTGTAGACACTATCTGTAcagtagacactctctgttactgtagacactctctgtactgtagacactctctgttactgtagacactctgtactgtagacactctctgtaatgTAGAccctgtactgtagacactctctctattgtagacactctctgtactgtagacactctctgttactgtagacactctctgtactgtagacactctctgtaatgtagacactctctgttactgtagacactctctgttactgtagacactctccgTATTGTAGACACTTTCTGTAATGTAGAccctgtactgtagacactctctgtattgtagacactctctgtactgtagacactctctgttactgtagacactctctgtaatgtagacactctctgtactgtagacactctctgtactgtagtcactctctgtattgtagacactttctgtattgtagacactccctgtactgtagacactctctgtactgtagacactctctgttattGTAGACACTCTGTGTTGTacacactctctgtactgtagacactctctgtattgtagacactctctgtactcactgttactgtagacactctctgtattgtagacactctctgtactcactgttactgtagacactctctgtaatgtagacactctctgtactcactgttactgtagacactctctgtaatgtagacactctctgtactgtagacactctctattactgtagacactctctgttgaTGTAGACACTATCTGTACtttagacactctctgtacagtagacactctctgtaatgtagacactctctgtactgtagacactctggtattgtagacactctctgtactgtagacactctctgtattgtagacactctctgtaatgTAGTCTAACTGATGATATCACTGTGTTAAACAgctgttttgttatttatttaagtgatCAAGAAAATAGAGACTGAATAGACCTTTGATAAACTTTGTGCTCTTAGTTCCACCTACCACACATGTTCAGACGATCTCATGTTCAAgggacactcactcactcactcactcacacactcactcactcactcacacacacactcacacacacactcacttacacactcattcactcactcgttcactcactcactcactcactctgtggctgtgtgtatctctgtgtgagtgtgtgtttctgtgtgtgtgtgtgtgcgtgagtgtgtgtgtctgcgtgtgttcCTCGTTGTTTCGCAACGATCTCATGAATATGAATGAGTGGGCGTGTCCTGCTGTGTATATAGAAGCGGAGTTTCCTCGCGGACTCAGAGTTAAAGATgtctccgctgctgctgctcgtgctCGGCCTCGTGTTCCTGCTGCTCCTGATGATccggaccaggaccaggaccaggtgAGTGTCTGtccaccatacacacacacacacactgcacgcGACCTCAATCACGTCCGCTGCACCGTCTGTTTGAAAGAGCAGCtgcgtcacttcctgtttatactttctttacttttttaaaaggatgaaaacatgaatgacgACATTATTATTGATCCTTCCTTAAAGAACAACACGGAGGTGCAGGAAGAGAACATTATTAGTAACACTTTCAGCTCTGACGTGACTTTTTATAGCTTGTCTGACGTCACATTTGACCGCATTCACTGAAAAACGACCTGCGTCAGCTTCTTCTTCACGATCATCAATAATTCATTTATCTTCATTAACTTAATGTTAAGTTACATTAAGTTAATGACTGACACAGCTGTGAATGGCAGCAGCTTCATCATCAGGTCTTTCAATTGAACCCAAAGTatatgtctctctgtctgtgtctgtgtctctgtccgtctgtgtctctctgtctgcttctgtctctgtctgtctgtctgcggtTTTTCTCAGGGCAGTTTAACTTCTTTACGTTGTCATGATTAATACGACAACAGTTAgtttatttgtgtctctttgacaaacacacaaactccagATACGACAACAGTTAgtttatttgtgtctctttgacaaacacacaaactccagATACGACATTAGTTCgtttatttgtgtctctttgacaaacacacaaactccagATACGACAACAGTTAgtttatttgtgtctctttgacaaacacacaaaccccaggCTACAACTGTCCAAACCCATGATTAACCCTGTCATCATTTTaacacagtctgtgtttgacatgaaaacatgaacagttCAGTGTATACATGTGAACGTGTTCTGTGACTCAGTGACATCACATAACCCCGCCCACAAAACCTGAAaaagtcagcatgctcctgaggttgACTGTGTTAACCACTGTGTTGTTATAGTACAGTAAAAATCAACGTCTTCAAATCTTAGTAACGAtttttgaaaaccggaagtgaTCTCACTCGGTGTCAAACTAGCGCTGACATTCTCAGTCGACTCCCAGCATTCACCGTAATTTTGACGACACAGGCGCAGGATGTGAagacgaatgacggctcacCTGACCGCATTTTTCTGTCAAAACCAAAATAAGGGTTTGGGTTAataaataaccctaacccataagtaaaaaaaatacttattatcatgcataataaagtaaaaaaacaacttatcattcataataaagtaaaaaaataactcattgtcatacataataaagtagaaaaataactcattatcaTACATAATAAAGTAGAAAAAGAACTAATTATcatacataataaagtaaataataacttATCGTGCATaataaagtagaaaaataactcattatcatacataataaagtaaaaaaataactctatcatacataataaagtaaataataacttattatcatgcataatgaagtagaaaaataactaattatcatacataataaagtagaaaaataactcattatcatacataataaaataaaaaataataaaactcaCTGTAGTCTAGAGTCATAGGCACACCCAGCCTCACTTTCAACATAACACACACTCGTATTCTAAAATGGCCATtaaataatatgaaaacaatataaaacatctttcaaaaagagaaaaacaagatgGCTGTTGATCTCgtttatttagtttaaatggATAAAGGTTATTGTTCAGCTTTCAGAAATGAAAGGCTGGCCTCATctcttcctcatcctcacaGCTCTCCATTAAAGCAACCTCCAGTGACGTGAGCGCGCACAGAGCTCAGAGCCAGACAATAACACCAGTTAACTCTGTTGAGCCTCCCTCAGGTCTACTCTTCATGTAATAACtgcgcccccttgtggccaAACATCAGCACTGAAGTCATAACTTCACAAGTTCTCATTTTCAATGATTATTAACACTATTGTGATTTGAAGCCGTGTCAGTGTTGACTGTGCGTGATGGGATTCTCTGGTGGCAGGACAGTGTGCATTCACACACTCGgctaaaatagtaataataataataattatgtatcaCGTTCTCCCAAAACAACCAGCTGTTATAGTTTCACTTGAGAATAAATGTCAGCGATACATGGCTGTAGAAAGAGAACGGTAGCCTATAATAGtgcatgataataagttattattttactttattatgtatgataataagtaattttttttactttattatgtatgataataagtaatttttttactttacgatgtatgataataagttttttttctttattatgcatgataataagtttttttttactttattatgtatgataataagttttgttttttactttattatgcatgataataagttatttttattctttattatgtatgataataggttatttttatactttatgtatgataataagttattttttactttattatgcatgataataagttattttttactttattatgcatgataataagttatttttttactttattatgcatgataagttatttttttactttattatgtatgataataagttatttttttactttattatgtatgataataagttattttatgctttattatatatgttagcacactacttttattttgaggttGTTACATGCCACTTCCACTTCCGGTCTGTCCGCCGTCATATtaataaatgagaaacaaaaaacgaaAGAAGGAATTTGCAAAAAACTAATTTGGGCCGTTAATTAATTGTTTTCGTTTTTTGATGTTGAgagcaaaatctgtttttctgtatTTGATTTAAAACGGATTGGATTATACTTCAGTACCCTGACCATATGCTATATATGTAtgatttacatatatttttatgGTTTATTGTCCTTTCCACAGTTTCACATTATATACAATAGTTAAAGTGAATAACACACTGATTAACTACTGTTACAATAATATGCAGATATATTTGAATAGCTACATTATGTTGAGCTGTACTAAagtgtttgtccatttttcagATCTTGTTCAAACTTATATTCCACACGACTCCTCTACTTCTCTTGTCCAGGTTTGTGATAGGCAGCAGGCAGCTGTGTGATAATGAGTGATAAATAAACATTCTCCAGGATCCTTCTTAACAGCAACACActgaatatttatcatttatttattcaaggcTCCAGAATATAAAGGCATAGTGCTCAGTACAGTGGTGTTATTAAgggcttgtgtgtttgtttgtacatcAATGGGGCGAGTTGGCACAGTATCTACATGCGGATTATAGTGGACCAGTCTGGACCAAGTCCAGGGCCAAATGTTTGTCCCAGTCCACCCCTGGTCTCAGAAATGAATGTTCATCACATAACCAGAAACTGGCTGCAGTCTGGTACTGTCATTATGGGATTATGGGATTATGTAAACAAACGTGTGTCGTGTGTTTGTctcagtctctgtctgtgtctctgtgtgtctgtcacagttttaaaggttcctctctctgctgtttgtctCGGGGCAGTTTAACTTCTTTACGTTGTCATGATGGTAAATATGACAACAATCCATTTaattgtgtttgtcaaacaaacacacaaactctcctGCAGAGAAcaggagtttgtgtgtttgtgttctctgcATGCTGATAGAAGTGTTTCTTCATGATTGATATAAAGTTTGCTTTGGTCGTTGTCGTGAATCTTGTCGTTTTAATAAGATTGGGATTTAGCTGATCTGTTAAACATGTTCTGTCTCAGTGAGAACAAGGAAATCAGTCAGAAATAATACAGGTCCTAATATGGATCCTTGAGGTGCACCCTAGGGCCCGATTGGCAGGGggcccagacagagggacaatcaaaacctaaaaattgGTCCGCGTTTCAAGACGATTTACGCTTCTCAGGGCGTTCTGAGGACAGtctgctccgatcgacagtcgtgCTGGGGGCAGGCGGGCGGGAGAAGCCGCAGCGAGTGCACATGATAAATAATCTACCAGCTGATCTTAATCTCTGCAACACTGAGAATAACTCCCATTCCACTGTGTAATATTCACAGGAATGTGAATGATAAAAATCTgaatatgatgtttttgttgacttCACATAGACTGAATAACATAACATACATGTTCTGTGACGCCTGCACCCATGGATGTTTGAACATTTCATATTTGTCTTTctactttttgttttggtgaCGCGACGTGTTTTTGTGTTAGCGCGATGACGATGATCTCAGATACAGGAGTGAGTTCTGAAGCCTTTATTCTGACAAACGTGACCATCGTCTGCCTTGTGGGCGTGGCCTCCTCAGTCTCCACATGCTTGTGGTCAAgtttcagcttttctttttttggattcTCTCCTCAGGATCAGATCACTTCTCAAAGACCGGTTCTCCAAATAATCAGCTGTTGGCTTCATGTCCTTGTGGGTGTGTTGTATACTGGAGTTCAGGTCCCACATGAGCAGGTTCTGCTGCAGGAGATCACATGTCTGTGCGAGCTGATAAACTCCTCAACACTTAATGGaacctttaaatgtttaaaagtcaacgtcctgttgttgttgtggttgtggagctGAATATTCTTCAGATTATTCTGAACTTAATCTGGTGCTCGAGTCTGTAAACCACATCAAACCTCACACAGGGGTTTCCTCTCACGTGGGTTTCAGACGTGCTGGTGAACCACcgttgattgacagctggatCCCGTTCTTGGGAAAAGCTCTGGAATATCGAGCAGATTCCCGGAAGTTTCTGGAAGAAAATTATAGAAAACATGGAGACGCGTTCACGGTGCATCTCGCCGGTGAGTCTTTAAACTCCGCCCACtcctgattgattgattgatggatggatggatggatggattgattgatggatggatggatggatggattgattgattgactgtgCTCTCCCTGCAGGTCGGTACATCACCTTCGTCATGAATCCTATACTGTATCCGTACATCATTAAACAAGACTCTCAGCTGGATTTCCACGAATTCTCCGACCAGATTTCTTCGTTTGCGTTCGGGTACACGCCGCTGTCTCACTGTGGCGTTCCCGGCCTGGAGGATGAGATTCAGCGAGGCTTCCAGTTACTGAAGGGAGAAAACCTGGACTCCACGTTAGAGGCCGTGAGCGCCAACCTCATGCAGGTGCTGCGGCAGGACCACCTGGGGGCGGGGCCTGTGGGGGCGGGCAGCTGGAGGACCTCCAATTTATACGAGTTCTGTGACTCCATCATGTTCGAAACCATCGCCCTCACGATGTTCGGGAAGCCGCCGGGCGCCGGTTACCGTGGCGACATCCAGGCTTTGAGAGAAGACTTCCACAAGTTTGACGACATGTTTCCGCTGCTTGTGGCGCGCGTTCCTGTGAGGCTGCTCGGAAATACCAAAGCCATCCGCGACAAGTTCCATAAGTACTTCCTGCCGCAGAGGATGAAGGCGTGGTCCAACGGCATGCGCTTCACGCAGACTCGAATGGAGCTGTTTGACGGCTGTGACTCCATGAAGGACACAGACAAAGCAGGTACAGTGAGGACTACACTACCCACAATCCCCAGCTGCTCCTGTTGGGGCACGAATGAAAATAGTTGAGTTCCCTGAGTGTTTTTACAAAATACAAGTGAACATGAGTGGATTCAAAAGATGAGTTCACAGAATTGTTCAGTGTTTCCTGCATGAGCACGGTCCCTGAActaaaataccactgaacgtctgacactgaactgaaataccactgaacgccTGACGCTGAActaaaataccactgaacgtctgacactgaacgtctgacactgaactgaaataccactaacgcctgacactgaactgaaataccactgaatgcctgacactgaactaaaataccactgaacgtctgacactgaacgtctgacactgaactgaaataccactgaatgCCTGaccctgaactaaaataccactgaacttctgacactgaactaaaatgcCACTGAATGCCTGACAATGAACGCCTAACACTGAACATCTGACAGTGAATACCTGACACTGAGCGCCTGACAGTGAGCGCCTGACACTGAGCgcctgacactgaactgaaataccactgaacgtgtttatattgacatgtttttagGTGGACACTGTTGGctttgatccttgtgtcggacgtcacgctcacATTAGCCAGTGTTAGCTTGTCCCTCGCTGTTGTCGTTGTTTATGTCATTCATGTCTCAGGATGTGAACAGCGCCCTCTTCTGTTTGTCCTCAGCTCATCACTTTGCCATGATGTGGGCGTCGGTGGCGAACACCATCCCCGCCATCTTCTGGAACTTGTACGGCGTGATGAGCGACCCGTCGGCGATGGCGGCTATTCGTGAGGAGATGCGTGACGTTCTGGGACTGAGCGAAGACCAAGTCAACAGACCTGACACTGACCTGACACtgaccagagaacagctggaCAAACTCGTCTGTATGGGTACGTGACGTTCactgtcgcacacacacacacacacacactaaccataGGTCTGACCCCGTCCCCACAGAGAGCACCATCTCTGAGAGTCTCCGTATGTCCACGTCCTCTGTCACCCTGCGCCTGGCTACTGAAGACACCAAGATTCAGCTGG encodes:
- the LOC131466379 gene encoding cytochrome P450 7B1, yielding MSPLLLLVLGLVFLLLLMIRTRTRTRRAGEPPLIDSWIPFLGKALEYRADSRKFLEENYRKHGDAFTVHLAGRYITFVMNPILYPYIIKQDSQLDFHEFSDQISSFAFGYTPLSHCGVPGLEDEIQRGFQLLKGENLDSTLEAVSANLMQVLRQDHLGAGPVGAGSWRTSNLYEFCDSIMFETIALTMFGKPPGAGYRGDIQALREDFHKFDDMFPLLVARVPVRLLGNTKAIRDKFHKYFLPQRMKAWSNGMRFTQTRMELFDGCDSMKDTDKAAHHFAMMWASVANTIPAIFWNLYGVMSDPSAMAAIREEMRDVLGLSEDQVNRPDTDLTLTREQLDKLVCMESTISESLRMSTSSVTLRLATEDTKIQLDERRWFNVRKGDMVAMFPQTLHMDPEVYGDPETYKFDRFVKDGKKKTDFYKCGQKLKYFLLPFGYGSSRCPGQYMATYLMKLLLCVLLLHFDFLVDPGQSTPPLDTSRAGLGTLPPSSDVRFRYRPRTRPPH